A single region of the Sphingobium sp. TKS genome encodes:
- the accD gene encoding acetyl-CoA carboxylase, carboxyltransferase subunit beta, producing MSWINRVRKAIPFMAKKESTAETLWHKCPSCAEMIFIKEWEDNLSVCPRCDHHGRIGPSERFEHVLDAGFILLPTPHVQEDPLKFRDSKRYPERIKAARTATGDQDALINARGAIDDVPLVMGVQNFAYMGGSMGMGVGAAFIQGINEAIAHKCPYVIFTAAGGARMQEGILSLMQMPRSTVAIQKLHAAGLPYIVVLTDPTTGGVTASYAMLGDVQIAEPNALIGFAGQRVIESTIREKLPDGFQRAEYLLEHGMLDMVVHRSELRDTLARVIGYLAPRAAA from the coding sequence ATGAGCTGGATCAACCGCGTCCGCAAAGCCATTCCCTTCATGGCGAAGAAGGAAAGCACGGCCGAAACGCTGTGGCACAAATGCCCGTCCTGCGCCGAGATGATCTTCATCAAGGAATGGGAAGATAATCTCTCCGTCTGCCCGCGCTGCGACCATCATGGCCGTATCGGTCCGTCGGAGCGTTTCGAGCATGTCCTCGACGCCGGTTTCATCCTGCTGCCGACCCCGCATGTGCAGGAAGACCCGCTCAAATTCCGCGATTCCAAGCGCTATCCTGAACGCATCAAGGCCGCCCGCACCGCGACCGGCGATCAGGACGCGCTCATCAACGCGCGCGGCGCGATCGACGACGTGCCGCTGGTCATGGGCGTGCAGAATTTCGCCTATATGGGCGGCTCCATGGGCATGGGCGTCGGCGCCGCCTTCATCCAGGGCATCAACGAAGCCATTGCCCATAAATGCCCCTATGTGATCTTCACCGCAGCGGGCGGCGCGCGCATGCAGGAGGGTATCCTCTCCCTCATGCAGATGCCCCGCTCCACCGTGGCGATCCAGAAGCTGCACGCGGCGGGCCTGCCCTATATCGTGGTCCTCACTGACCCTACGACCGGCGGCGTCACCGCCAGCTATGCGATGCTGGGCGACGTCCAGATCGCGGAGCCCAATGCACTCATCGGTTTTGCAGGCCAGCGCGTCATCGAAAGCACGATCCGCGAAAAGCTGCCCGACGGCTTCCAGCGCGCCGAATATCTGCTGGAGCACGGCATGCTCGACATGGTCGTCCACCGCAGCGAACTGCGCGACACGCTCGCCCGCGTGATCGGCTATCTGGCGCCGCGCGCGGCCGCCTGA
- a CDS encoding bifunctional folylpolyglutamate synthase/dihydrofolate synthase, giving the protein MADHAVSDDPGVQAQLDRLATLSPGADILGLERITRLLDRLGNPHRALPPVFHVAGTNGKGSTCAFLRAALEADGKTVHVFTSPHLVRFNERIRISGTLISDEALAHYLSRVLDVAEGIGASFFEVTAAAAFLAFSEHPADACILEVGLGGRLDATNVIERPVICGIAQLGIDHQSFLGSTLKEIAAEKAGIAKPGAPLVTQRYADALFPVMLDAAARNRTQWFAMGESWDAAAYRDRLHYRDDLGRLDTPLPRLPGAHQIHNAALAFAMLRHQSVVPVSEAALKAAPLWAHWPGRLQRLDHGPLLAPLPESTEAWLDGGHNAGAGEAISAFFTAERLEGQKLQLIIGMLSNKDLDAYLIPFAGRIAHIHTLPVPGHDHHPPERFAAIADLWGVPCTAHEAPAEAIAAIAAGGNPAPKLLIAGSLYLAGEILRLNGQYPD; this is encoded by the coding sequence ATGGCCGACCATGCCGTCTCCGACGATCCGGGCGTCCAGGCCCAGCTTGACCGCCTCGCGACCCTGTCGCCTGGCGCCGATATATTGGGCCTGGAGCGCATCACGCGCCTGCTCGATCGCCTCGGCAATCCGCACCGCGCTCTGCCGCCCGTCTTCCATGTCGCGGGCACCAACGGCAAAGGCTCGACCTGCGCCTTCCTGCGCGCCGCGCTGGAGGCGGACGGCAAGACCGTCCACGTCTTCACCTCGCCGCACCTCGTCCGCTTCAACGAGCGTATCCGCATCAGCGGCACGCTGATCTCCGACGAAGCGCTCGCCCATTATCTCTCTCGCGTCCTCGATGTGGCTGAGGGCATCGGCGCCAGCTTCTTCGAAGTCACCGCCGCGGCCGCCTTCCTCGCCTTCTCCGAACATCCAGCCGACGCCTGCATCCTCGAAGTGGGCCTGGGCGGCCGGCTCGACGCCACCAATGTCATCGAAAGGCCGGTGATCTGCGGCATCGCCCAATTGGGCATCGATCACCAAAGCTTCCTCGGCAGCACGCTTAAGGAAATCGCCGCCGAAAAGGCGGGCATCGCCAAACCCGGTGCGCCGCTGGTGACGCAGCGCTATGCCGACGCGCTCTTCCCGGTGATGCTCGACGCCGCCGCGCGCAACCGCACCCAATGGTTCGCCATGGGGGAGAGCTGGGACGCCGCCGCCTATCGCGACCGCCTCCATTATCGCGACGATCTGGGCCGCCTCGACACCCCTCTGCCGCGTCTCCCCGGCGCGCATCAGATACATAATGCCGCGCTCGCTTTCGCCATGTTGCGCCACCAGAGCGTCGTACCCGTCAGTGAAGCTGCCCTGAAGGCCGCGCCGCTCTGGGCGCATTGGCCCGGCCGTTTGCAAAGGCTCGATCACGGCCCCCTGCTGGCGCCATTGCCGGAAAGCACCGAGGCCTGGCTTGACGGGGGCCATAATGCCGGGGCGGGGGAAGCGATCAGCGCCTTCTTCACTGCCGAGCGGCTCGAAGGCCAGAAGTTGCAACTCATCATCGGCATGCTGTCGAACAAGGATTTGGACGCATATCTGATCCCCTTCGCGGGCCGGATCGCGCATATCCACACGCTGCCTGTTCCCGGTCATGATCATCACCCGCCGGAGCGATTCGCCGCCATTGCCGATCTTTGGGGCGTCCCCTGCACCGCGCATGAAGCGCCCGCAGAGGCCATTGCCGCCATCGCCGCAGGGGGCAATCCCGCGCCCAAGCTGCTGATTGCGGGTTCGCTCTATCTGGCAGGAGAGATTTTGCGGCTGAATGGGCAATATCCCGACTGA
- a CDS encoding DUF6628 family protein encodes MAIGEPSSLDQPRPLPGGYGNRLFLYVMRRMATAGVNDAHAANAMLGAFGRSYRRPLVLMRAMMLELVRTSSRKILIAPCCCSRMTTDEALMMQAIGGALHCPRAAFDNVATLLGNDHALGALTCLQAVAQAHNDLGRPLDLYSAG; translated from the coding sequence ATGGCCATTGGAGAGCCCTCCTCCCTCGATCAGCCCCGTCCGCTCCCCGGCGGCTATGGCAACCGGCTGTTCCTTTATGTCATGCGCCGCATGGCCACGGCGGGCGTCAACGACGCTCATGCCGCCAACGCCATGCTCGGCGCCTTCGGCCGCAGCTATCGCCGTCCGCTGGTGCTGATGCGCGCCATGATGCTGGAACTGGTCCGCACCTCCAGTCGCAAGATATTGATCGCGCCCTGCTGCTGCTCGCGCATGACGACGGACGAAGCGCTGATGATGCAGGCGATCGGCGGCGCCCTGCACTGCCCGCGCGCCGCCTTTGACAATGTGGCGACCTTGCTCGGCAACGATCACGCCCTTGGCGCGCTCACCTGCCTCCAAGCCGTGGCGCAGGCCCATAATGACCTTGGCCGCCCGCTCGATCTCTACTCGGCGGGCTGA
- a CDS encoding AmpG family muropeptide MFS transporter: protein MTEIAKGSASWLDAVKPYVQKAPLGAFFLGISSGFPYAMIGATLTTRLAQDGIDKKAVTAFTLAFLVYNLKWLWAWVVDGVRLPVIGRLGQRVSWLLVAGLLVMAAVANLALVEPTTGLLQTAYAAILVGVAGATFDIVIDAYRIETLKPEQLGVGSGMSQYGWRIGSVAAGALALVLAARIGWHGAYFACAVFALPAMLTGLVLGEPERHREPTTRRGFGEVWQSIAGPLVEFFRRRGAWLVLLFILLHKIGDTLANLTFRLLFDDMGYTNDEIAIYDVGIGFWAYLIGIFVGGILYARMGMKRSVLVSLLLMGVSNFSFALLAALGKSNWGMAGAIGFENFASGIGGVTVVAYFSALCDLRFTAAQYALISAAASIVGRFLTGTTAGVMIERFGYVDFYLLTTVISLPGIILFWLMMRAGLIDASVGSAAEVQPAE, encoded by the coding sequence ATGACTGAGATCGCAAAGGGTTCGGCAAGCTGGCTGGATGCGGTGAAGCCCTATGTTCAGAAGGCGCCTTTGGGAGCCTTTTTTCTCGGGATTTCGTCGGGCTTTCCCTATGCGATGATCGGCGCGACGCTGACGACGCGACTGGCGCAGGACGGGATCGATAAGAAGGCGGTGACCGCGTTCACACTCGCTTTCCTCGTCTATAATCTCAAATGGCTGTGGGCCTGGGTGGTCGATGGCGTTCGCTTGCCGGTCATCGGGCGGTTGGGGCAGCGGGTGAGCTGGCTGCTTGTCGCCGGGCTGCTCGTGATGGCGGCGGTGGCCAATCTGGCGCTGGTCGAACCGACGACCGGCCTGTTGCAGACGGCTTATGCGGCAATATTGGTCGGGGTGGCTGGAGCGACCTTCGACATCGTGATCGACGCCTATCGGATCGAGACCTTGAAGCCCGAGCAACTGGGCGTCGGCTCCGGCATGTCGCAATATGGCTGGCGGATCGGGTCGGTCGCGGCGGGAGCGCTGGCGCTGGTGCTGGCGGCGCGGATCGGGTGGCATGGGGCTTATTTCGCCTGCGCGGTTTTTGCGCTGCCCGCAATGCTGACGGGACTGGTTCTGGGCGAGCCGGAGCGGCATCGGGAGCCGACGACGCGGCGGGGTTTCGGTGAGGTGTGGCAGTCGATCGCCGGGCCGTTGGTCGAGTTTTTCCGGCGGCGCGGGGCTTGGTTGGTGCTGCTGTTCATCCTGCTGCACAAGATCGGGGACACGCTCGCCAATCTGACCTTTCGCCTACTGTTCGACGATATGGGCTACACCAATGACGAGATCGCCATTTATGACGTGGGGATCGGCTTCTGGGCCTATTTGATCGGCATTTTCGTGGGCGGCATCCTCTATGCGCGGATGGGGATGAAGCGGTCGGTGCTGGTCAGCCTGCTGCTGATGGGTGTGTCCAATTTCAGCTTTGCGCTGCTCGCCGCTCTGGGGAAAAGCAATTGGGGCATGGCGGGCGCCATTGGTTTTGAGAATTTCGCCAGCGGCATCGGTGGCGTGACGGTGGTCGCCTATTTCTCAGCGCTGTGCGACCTGCGCTTTACCGCCGCGCAATATGCGCTGATTTCGGCGGCGGCGAGCATCGTCGGGCGGTTCCTGACCGGCACCACGGCGGGCGTGATGATCGAGCGCTTCGGCTATGTCGATTTCTACCTGCTGACCACCGTGATCTCCTTGCCGGGCATCATCCTGTTCTGGCTGATGATGCGGGCGGGCCTGATTGACGCCAGCGTCGGCAGCGCGGCAGAGGTTCAGCCCGCCGAGTAG
- a CDS encoding response regulator, with product MFFGLVKGEAGAQRRRKAIRSVLVVEDEPLVAFDNEHVLEMAGYRVAATVDEYAHAVSVIQEENVDLVIADVMLHGQKTGIDLARFATGRGVAVLFVTGACPVDAREMALGCLAKPYAPRDLLAAIDVLDALLRGKALPRFPEGLHLFEDFG from the coding sequence ATGTTTTTCGGGCTGGTAAAAGGGGAAGCCGGAGCGCAAAGGCGGCGCAAGGCCATTCGGAGCGTGCTGGTGGTCGAAGATGAGCCGCTGGTGGCCTTCGACAATGAGCATGTGCTGGAGATGGCCGGTTATCGCGTGGCCGCGACCGTCGATGAATATGCCCATGCCGTCAGCGTGATTCAGGAAGAAAACGTCGATCTGGTGATCGCGGATGTGATGCTGCATGGTCAGAAGACCGGGATCGATCTGGCGCGTTTTGCTACGGGCCGGGGCGTGGCGGTGCTGTTCGTGACGGGCGCTTGTCCGGTCGATGCGCGCGAAATGGCTTTGGGCTGCCTCGCAAAGCCCTATGCGCCGCGGGACTTGCTGGCGGCTATCGATGTGTTGGATGCGTTGTTGCGGGGGAAGGCATTGCCGCGTTTCCCGGAGGGGCTGCATCTGTTTGAGGATTTCGGGTGA
- a CDS encoding pseudouridine synthase, with translation MEPPKKSGPPRRSGPGGPKRPTGAKPSPGSRPARPPFKKAKTAPAKPANPHPARAAAVASGKNEPQRIAKLLARAGIASRREIERMIEEGRVTLNGEAVTTPATLLTSLHGITVDGNPVAAPAPTRLFLFHKPSGLLTTERDPRGRPTIYDKLPADLPRLMPIGRLDMTTEGLLLLTTDGEFKREMELPSTGVPRTYRARAFGEVSQNQLEDLFEGIEIEGIRYGQIEANLERRTGRNQWIEMTLTEGKNREVRRVLEHLGLQVNRLIRTSYGPFHLGELASGAVEEVRQHDLILFRKSLKAPK, from the coding sequence GTGGAACCGCCGAAAAAATCTGGACCGCCACGCCGGTCGGGGCCCGGCGGTCCCAAGCGCCCCACAGGCGCCAAGCCCAGCCCCGGATCACGCCCGGCCCGCCCGCCATTCAAAAAGGCGAAAACTGCACCCGCCAAGCCCGCAAACCCGCACCCGGCCCGGGCCGCAGCCGTCGCCAGCGGCAAGAACGAACCGCAGCGTATCGCGAAACTCCTCGCCCGCGCAGGCATCGCGTCGCGCCGCGAGATCGAGCGGATGATCGAGGAAGGCCGCGTCACGCTGAACGGTGAAGCCGTCACCACCCCGGCCACCCTGCTCACCTCGCTTCATGGCATAACGGTCGACGGCAACCCCGTCGCCGCGCCAGCCCCCACGCGCCTGTTCCTTTTCCACAAGCCGTCGGGCCTCCTGACGACCGAACGCGACCCGCGTGGCCGTCCGACCATTTACGACAAGCTGCCCGCCGACCTGCCGCGCCTCATGCCGATCGGCCGGCTCGACATGACGACCGAGGGACTGCTGCTGCTCACCACCGACGGCGAGTTCAAGCGGGAGATGGAACTCCCCTCCACCGGCGTCCCGCGCACTTATCGCGCCCGCGCCTTTGGCGAGGTGAGCCAGAACCAACTCGAAGACCTGTTCGAAGGCATAGAAATAGAGGGCATCCGCTACGGTCAGATCGAGGCCAATCTGGAACGCCGCACCGGCCGCAACCAGTGGATCGAAATGACGCTGACCGAAGGCAAGAATCGCGAAGTCCGCCGCGTCCTGGAACATCTGGGCCTTCAGGTGAACCGCCTGATCCGCACCAGCTACGGTCCCTTCCATCTGGGCGAACTGGCCTCCGGCGCGGTCGAGGAAGTGCGCCAGCATGATCTCATCCTCTTCCGCAAGAGCCTGAAGGCGCCGAAATGA
- the rsmD gene encoding 16S rRNA (guanine(966)-N(2))-methyltransferase RsmD, translating to MRIIAGQWRGRPLAAPKGDATRPTADRTRETLFSMLLSRIGSFEGLGVGDFFAGSGALGFEALSRGAASCIFVEQDRSALDAIRANGDKLGIRPDVRQSSVLALGPAAKPLDLIFMDPPYNSGAGSVALDKLSRLGWTGPATWISIETDRREDVEVKGFTIEATRDIGKARLTLLRAEA from the coding sequence ATGAGGATCATCGCGGGCCAATGGCGCGGCCGTCCGCTGGCCGCTCCCAAGGGAGACGCCACCCGCCCGACAGCGGACCGAACCCGAGAAACCCTTTTCTCCATGCTGCTGAGCCGCATCGGCTCCTTCGAGGGGCTTGGCGTCGGCGATTTCTTCGCAGGCTCCGGCGCGCTCGGTTTCGAAGCTCTGTCGCGCGGTGCGGCGAGCTGCATCTTCGTGGAACAGGACCGCTCCGCCCTCGACGCGATCCGGGCCAATGGCGACAAGCTCGGCATCCGCCCAGACGTCCGCCAAAGCAGCGTCCTGGCTCTCGGCCCCGCAGCCAAGCCGCTGGACCTCATCTTCATGGACCCGCCCTATAATAGCGGCGCGGGATCGGTGGCCCTCGACAAGCTGAGCCGCCTCGGCTGGACCGGCCCCGCCACCTGGATCAGCATAGAAACGGACCGCCGCGAGGACGTAGAGGTCAAGGGCTTCACTATCGAAGCCACCCGCGACATCGGCAAAGCGCGTTTGACCCTGCTACGGGCGGAAGCCTGA
- a CDS encoding globin domain-containing protein, translating to MTQLTADTIAIVKATAPALRKHGVEITTAMYARLFQDASIKDMFDQAAQESGEQPKRLAAAILGYAENIDKLQALDGAVARMVQRHVETGVKAEHYPKVAEALLPAIRDVLGADVATDAVLNAWGQAYWFLANILIGKESQAYEDAEAA from the coding sequence ATGACCCAGTTGACCGCCGACACCATCGCCATCGTCAAGGCTACCGCCCCCGCTCTGCGGAAGCATGGGGTAGAAATCACGACGGCCATGTATGCGCGGCTGTTTCAGGATGCATCGATCAAGGACATGTTCGACCAGGCCGCGCAGGAAAGCGGCGAGCAGCCCAAGCGGCTGGCGGCGGCGATCCTGGGCTATGCCGAGAATATCGACAAGTTGCAGGCGCTGGACGGCGCGGTTGCGCGGATGGTGCAGCGGCATGTCGAAACCGGCGTGAAGGCGGAGCATTATCCCAAGGTGGCCGAGGCGCTGCTGCCGGCAATTCGGGATGTGCTGGGCGCGGATGTCGCCACGGACGCCGTGCTGAATGCCTGGGGGCAGGCCTATTGGTTCCTCGCGAATATCCTGATCGGCAAGGAATCGCAGGCTTATGAGGATGCCGAAGCGGCTTGA
- a CDS encoding Rrf2 family transcriptional regulator yields the protein MQLTRHTDYALRVLIHLAVTPAGRTTIPEIADAYGLSRNHLMKVVHHLGQGGFLDTQRGRGGGFALARPAEKIRLGEVIRHTEPDMNMADCGSCAIRPACGLSGILKAATAAFLTVLDQHSLADAARDRAGLAALIAALPGPVAVTDACA from the coding sequence ATGCAACTGACCCGCCACACCGACTATGCCCTGCGCGTCCTCATCCACCTCGCGGTGACGCCTGCGGGCCGCACGACGATTCCCGAAATCGCGGATGCTTATGGCCTGTCCCGCAACCATCTGATGAAGGTTGTGCATCATCTTGGCCAAGGCGGTTTTCTGGATACGCAGCGCGGGCGCGGCGGGGGCTTCGCTCTTGCCCGCCCGGCCGAGAAGATCCGATTGGGCGAAGTCATCCGCCACACCGAACCCGACATGAACATGGCGGATTGCGGCTCCTGCGCCATCCGCCCGGCCTGCGGCCTGTCCGGCATATTGAAGGCGGCCACCGCCGCCTTTCTCACCGTGCTCGACCAGCACAGCCTGGCCGATGCCGCACGGGACCGGGCCGGGCTGGCGGCGCTCATCGCCGCATTGCCTGGCCCGGTTGCCGTCACCGACGCCTGCGCATAG
- a CDS encoding Fe-S oxidoreductase, with protein MKSILLAGAAILAFGAGVAGVAGIAVAQDVPASQPPAADTAPPPEQGAMPATPATPADPGTAPATPATPAAPPAGADPNAGQPTGAVPPDTGMQPAPAGVPRDPSAPVGTSANPATVGGNMTPPPTGQKDYPLCSTTVQDSCINPSEAPKSMRRRR; from the coding sequence ATGAAATCGATCCTCTTGGCAGGTGCGGCCATTTTGGCCTTCGGCGCCGGCGTTGCCGGCGTTGCCGGAATTGCGGTAGCGCAGGACGTGCCAGCCTCGCAGCCGCCCGCTGCCGATACCGCGCCTCCTCCGGAACAGGGGGCGATGCCCGCGACACCCGCCACGCCTGCCGATCCGGGGACCGCTCCCGCCACGCCGGCTACGCCAGCCGCACCGCCTGCAGGCGCGGATCCGAATGCGGGGCAGCCGACGGGAGCGGTGCCGCCGGATACGGGGATGCAGCCTGCACCCGCCGGTGTGCCACGCGACCCGTCGGCGCCCGTGGGAACCTCTGCCAATCCCGCTACGGTGGGCGGCAACATGACGCCACCGCCGACCGGGCAGAAAGATTATCCGCTGTGCAGCACGACCGTGCAGGATAGCTGTATCAATCCGAGCGAAGCGCCCAAATCTATGCGCAGGCGTCGGTGA
- a CDS encoding GFA family protein produces the protein MVSGGCQCGAIRYEAQGEPAYSALCHCSDCRKSAGAPMVGWALFPENMVTVTGEPVAYRSSDNVTREFCGTCGSGLFYRNAVVFPGMVDIQTGTLDDQAALPPAIHVQFAEAAPWMAAAHELPRFERYPQE, from the coding sequence ATGGTTTCTGGAGGGTGCCAATGCGGGGCGATCCGCTATGAAGCGCAGGGGGAGCCAGCCTATAGCGCGCTCTGCCATTGTTCCGACTGCCGGAAAAGCGCCGGAGCGCCTATGGTGGGCTGGGCGTTGTTTCCCGAAAATATGGTGACGGTGACGGGTGAGCCGGTGGCCTATCGGTCATCCGACAATGTGACGCGGGAATTTTGCGGGACATGCGGGTCGGGGCTTTTCTATCGCAATGCCGTGGTGTTTCCGGGGATGGTCGATATCCAGACGGGGACGCTGGACGATCAAGCCGCTCTTCCTCCCGCCATTCATGTGCAGTTTGCCGAGGCGGCTCCGTGGATGGCGGCCGCGCATGAATTGCCCAGGTTCGAGCGCTATCCCCAAGAGTGA
- a CDS encoding ATP-dependent helicase, protein MTLPAPSPDDPPYLKDLNEPQREAVLTTEGSVLVLAGAGTGKTAALTARLAHLIATRRAYPSEILAVTFTNKAAREMRERVGRMIGPAVEGMPWLGTFHAIAAKMLRRHAELVGLQSNFTILDTDDQLRLMKQLIQAEGIDEKRWPARQLGGLIDQWKNKGLTPEEIGAGESEAYANGRGQKLYAAYQARLRDVNACDFGDLLLHVLTILKRHRDVLESYQQRFRYIMVDEYQDTNSSQYLWLRLLAQTRKNICCVGDDDQSIYSWRGAEVANILRFEKDFPGAKIVRLEQNYRSTPHILGAASGVIAENGNRLGKTLWTDIDVGEKVRVIGVWDGPEEARRVGDEIESIERSGQSLDEVSILVRAQHQTREFEDRFIQIGLPYRIVGGFRFYERAEIRDALAYLRLVNQPADDLAFERIVNVPKRGLGDKAVEKLHRLARAEGIPLALAAARILDTDEMTPQARRSLGAFIGDLARWRDRAVQLPHAELARQILDESGYTAMLQAERTTESAGRLENLNELTRAMEEYETLGAFLEHVSLVMDNEAQADERKITIMTIHAAKGLEFDTVFLAGWEEGIFPSQRALDEGGLNSLEEERRLAYVAITRARKLCLILHAANRRIYGQWTSSIPSRFVGELPPEHVEEESSLSGGASLWRANWSERADPFANVQRGTGRGPGWQRAQQSGQFVKEPVRIVEARASAVSLGNKGRDDMSLGLRVFHQKFGYGTVAEIEGNKLEIDFETAGRKRVMDSFVQPA, encoded by the coding sequence ATGACCCTGCCCGCTCCCTCGCCCGACGATCCCCCCTATCTCAAGGATCTCAACGAACCGCAGCGGGAAGCCGTGCTCACCACCGAAGGGTCGGTGCTGGTCCTCGCGGGCGCCGGCACGGGCAAGACCGCCGCCCTCACCGCGCGTCTGGCCCATCTGATCGCCACGCGCCGCGCCTATCCTTCCGAAATCCTCGCCGTCACCTTCACCAACAAGGCGGCGCGAGAGATGCGGGAGCGCGTAGGCCGCATGATCGGCCCGGCGGTGGAAGGCATGCCCTGGCTCGGCACGTTCCACGCCATCGCCGCCAAGATGCTGCGCCGCCATGCCGAACTGGTCGGCCTGCAATCCAATTTCACCATCCTCGATACCGACGACCAGCTTCGCCTGATGAAGCAGCTCATTCAGGCCGAAGGAATCGACGAAAAGCGCTGGCCCGCCCGCCAATTGGGCGGCCTCATCGACCAGTGGAAGAATAAGGGTCTGACGCCCGAGGAAATCGGCGCGGGTGAAAGCGAAGCCTATGCCAATGGCCGTGGGCAGAAGCTCTACGCCGCTTACCAGGCGCGCCTACGCGATGTAAATGCTTGCGATTTCGGTGACTTGCTGCTGCATGTTCTGACGATATTGAAGCGCCATCGGGACGTTCTGGAAAGCTATCAACAGCGCTTCCGCTACATCATGGTGGACGAATATCAGGACACGAACAGCAGCCAATATCTCTGGCTCCGCCTGCTCGCCCAGACGCGCAAGAATATCTGCTGCGTGGGCGATGACGACCAGTCCATCTATAGCTGGCGCGGCGCGGAAGTGGCCAATATCCTTCGCTTCGAAAAGGATTTTCCGGGCGCGAAGATCGTCCGCCTGGAGCAGAATTACCGCTCGACCCCGCACATCCTAGGCGCCGCCTCCGGCGTGATCGCGGAAAATGGCAACCGGCTCGGCAAGACACTCTGGACCGATATCGACGTGGGCGAGAAGGTCCGCGTCATCGGCGTGTGGGACGGTCCGGAGGAAGCCCGGCGCGTCGGTGACGAAATCGAGTCGATCGAGCGCAGCGGGCAATCGCTGGACGAAGTCTCCATCCTCGTCCGCGCCCAGCACCAGACCCGCGAGTTCGAAGACCGCTTCATCCAGATCGGCCTGCCCTATCGCATCGTCGGCGGCTTCCGCTTCTACGAACGCGCCGAAATCCGCGATGCGCTCGCCTATCTGCGCCTCGTCAACCAGCCCGCCGACGACCTCGCCTTCGAGCGGATCGTCAACGTCCCCAAGCGTGGATTGGGCGACAAGGCGGTGGAAAAGCTCCATCGACTCGCCCGTGCCGAGGGCATTCCGCTGGCCCTCGCCGCCGCCCGCATCCTCGACACCGACGAAATGACCCCGCAGGCCCGCCGGTCGCTGGGCGCGTTCATCGGAGATCTCGCCCGCTGGCGCGATCGCGCGGTGCAGCTTCCCCATGCAGAACTCGCCCGGCAGATATTGGACGAAAGCGGCTACACCGCCATGCTCCAGGCCGAACGCACCACCGAAAGCGCGGGGCGCCTGGAAAACCTCAACGAACTCACCCGCGCCATGGAGGAATATGAGACGCTGGGCGCGTTCCTTGAGCATGTCTCGCTGGTCATGGACAATGAAGCGCAGGCTGACGAGCGCAAGATCACGATCATGACCATCCACGCCGCCAAGGGGCTGGAGTTCGACACCGTGTTCCTCGCCGGTTGGGAAGAAGGCATTTTCCCCTCCCAGCGCGCCCTCGACGAAGGCGGCCTTAATTCGTTGGAGGAGGAACGCCGCCTCGCCTATGTCGCGATCACGCGGGCGCGGAAGCTGTGCCTCATCCTCCATGCCGCCAACCGCCGCATCTACGGCCAGTGGACCAGCTCCATCCCTTCGCGCTTTGTCGGAGAACTGCCGCCCGAACATGTGGAGGAGGAGAGCAGCCTGTCGGGTGGCGCCTCGCTCTGGCGCGCCAACTGGTCGGAACGGGCCGATCCCTTCGCCAATGTCCAGCGCGGCACCGGCAGAGGCCCAGGCTGGCAACGCGCGCAACAAAGCGGCCAGTTCGTCAAGGAACCCGTCCGGATCGTGGAAGCCCGCGCCTCCGCCGTCTCGCTGGGCAATAAAGGCCGCGACGACATGAGCCTAGGCCTGCGCGTCTTCCACCAGAAATTCGGCTACGGCACGGTCGCGGAGATCGAAGGCAATAAGCTGGAGATCGACTTCGAAACCGCGGGACGGAAGCGCGTCATGGACAGCTTCGTCCAACCGGCCTGA